The Bombus vancouverensis nearcticus chromosome 17, iyBomVanc1_principal, whole genome shotgun sequence genome has a window encoding:
- the LOC117161820 gene encoding omega-amidase NIT2-A-like, whose amino-acid sequence MPEIEGDKLYNTCTIWGPDGTLIAKHRKVHLFDIDIPNKITFRESDSLSPGNSLTTFDVEGCKIGIGICYDIRFEEMARIYRNKGCQMLIYPAAFNMTTGPLHWSLLQRF is encoded by the exons atgcctgaaatagagggcgataaattgtacaatacctgtactatttggggtcccgatggaacgttgatagcaaaacaccgaaag gtacatctattcgacatcgacattcctaataagattacttttcgagagagtgattcactcagtcctggtaactccctaacgacgttcgatgtggagggctgcaaaataggtattggcatttgctatgatattagattcgaggaaatggcacgcatttatcggaacaaag gttgccaaatgctgatatatccagcggcattcaatatgaccactggaccactgcactggtcattacttcagcgtttctga
- the LOC143303960 gene encoding venom serine protease Bi-VSP-like, whose product MVNQLNLSICTYVLIVCCMIEYRIGAWPWIAALGFRNPRNPDKPIWKCGGSLISARHVLTAAHCAHMDGIENIHNHNIAILRLVEEVPFSRYIYPICTKEPLRKSNFFGYNPLVARWGALRYRRPRRNALMEVQMPAIKNAECKIAYSKFPNAPDITDGIICAEYAQGGEDSCTADRGGPLLIQHELTSYLIGIVSYAYKCGTAGYPSVYTRVTSYLDFILQAMQ is encoded by the exons atggtaaaccagctgaacttg agtatttgtacgtatgtacttatcgtctgctgtatgatcgaatatcgaatag gcgcttggccatggatcgctgcattaggttttcgtaatccccgaaacccagacaaaccaatatggaagtgcggaggttccctgatatcggctaggcatgttttgaccgcagcacattgtgcacatatggatggaatagaaaacatacacaatcataatattgccattcttagattggtggaggaggtgccattttcga ggtacatatatcccatttgtacgaaagagcccctacgaaagagcaacttcttcggctataacccccttgttgctagatggggagcattaagatata gacgaccacgacgtaatgcattaatggaagtacaaatgccagcgattaagaacgccgaatgcaaaatagcttattccaaatttcctaatgcacctgatatcactgatggtataatatgcgccgaatatgctcagggtggagaggattcttgtacg gctgaccgcggcggaccactgctgatacaacatgaattaacctcgtatttaataggtattgtgtcttatgcttataagtgcggcacagctgggtatcccagcgtttacactagggtcacatcgtaccttgacttcattctccaagcgatgcaataa